Proteins encoded by one window of Engraulis encrasicolus isolate BLACKSEA-1 chromosome 21, IST_EnEncr_1.0, whole genome shotgun sequence:
- the LOC134437522 gene encoding uncharacterized protein LOC134437522 gives MSDIHADSDKRSACPRSRSGTRTEPRRGIESVHVEDFGLLLDRLFSNEAIDRVVQELVGQVQVATQDGGPSGVPATVTVPEAVYANTEQAIKNLLRPYVTPLVVCNSPGTTVPNIARFTELLLAELENCHSAAVLGAEDDVRASTSHSVDQSCQSRTASLKTDTETQESSSQNGRQRMLGLFSKLMVHQVMDKMHEDSAAQQEQESVRGSSTAASLLLGDTKDLGCFVTVLLLRLLARMSDGCPRCGARRLDQDLLQKLIEDLLFEFTSDPWCPSFDGDLSDQKIPSIYRAMDAVWLRLLKQFGSDAILWRAVDTQDDSFDATLLAELRKELFTQCNVEDPAAPSTQSDSPSLSPVPEPSTQSDLPSLSPVPEPSTQSDLPSLSPVPEPSTQSDLPSLSPVPEVTSGQTARKARSKLKIFKIRSSAKIAPTNDASDKGLESEATVTRALSDDGIAAAASGDRKEPRRRPWYKKIFLRLSCFGGPAEI, from the exons ATGTCTGACATTCACGCCGACAGCGACAAGCGTAGTGCTTGCCCTCGCTCCCGATCTGGAACCAGGACAGAGCCACGTCGTGGAATTGAATCCGTTCACGTTGAGGATTTCGGCCTGTTGCTAGACAGACTGTTTTCCAATGAGGCCATTGATCGAGTTGTCCAAGAACTTGTTGGTCAGGTGCAGGTTGCGACGCAAGACGGTGGTCCATCTGGTGTCCCAGCAACAGTGACAGTTCCTGAGGCGGTGTACGCTAACACCGAGCAGGCAATCAAGAACCTGCTCCGCCCGTATGTCACCCCGCTTGTGGTTTGCAATTCTCCAGGTACAACTGTCCCTAACATTGCAAGATTCACAGAACTGCTCCTTGCAGAATTGGAAAACTGTCATTCTGCTGCTGTGCTTGGAGCCGAAGACGATGTTAGAGCCTCAACGTCGCACAGCgtggaccaaagctgtcagtccaGGACCGCCAGCTTGAAGACCGACACGGAGACCCAGGAGTCCTCAAGCCAGAACGGACGCCAGCGCATGCTTGGTCTGTTCAGCAAGCTGATGGTCCATCAGGTCATGGATAAGATGCATGAGGATTCAGCAGCGCAACAAGAGCAGGAGAGCGTAAGAGGGTCTTCCACCGCTGCATCCTTGCTTCTCGGTGACACTAAGGACCTCGGCTGCTTTGTCACTGTACTGCTGCTGAGGCTCCTGGCCAGAATGAGTGATGGATGCCCCCGCTGCGGCGCCAGGAGGCTGGACCAGGACCTGCTACAAAAGCTCATTGAGGATCTTCTGTTTGAGTTCACCAGTGACCCATGGTGCCCAAGCTTCGATGGTGACCTCAGCGACCAAAAGATTCCGTCCATCTATAGGGCCATGGACGCAGTTTGGCTCAGACTGCTGAAGCAGTTTGGCTCAGACGCCATCCTGTGGAGGGCCGTCGATACACAGGATGACTCATTTGACGCAACCTTATTGGCGGAATTACGAAAGGAACTGTTTACCCAGTGTAACGTAGAAGATCCTGCTGCACCATCCACCCAAAGTGACTCGCCGTCCCTCAGCCCCGTGCCTGAACCATCCACCCAAAGTGACTTGCCGTCCCTCAGCCCTGTGCCTGAACCGTCCACCCAAAGTGACTTGCCGTCCCTCAGCCCGGTGCCTGAACCGTCCACCCAAAGTGACTTGCCGTCCCTCAGCCCGGTGCCTGAGGTCACCTCTGGACAAACAGCTAGAAAAGCCAGAAGTAAACTCAAG ATCTTTAAGATACGCAGCAGTGCAAAGATTGCACCAACTAATGATGCTTCTGACAAGG GGCTGGAGTCAGAGGCAACCGTCACTCGTGCCCTATCGGATGACGGTATTGCTGCCGCAGCTTCTGGTGACAGGAAGGAGCCACGCAGACGGCCCTGGTACAAGAAGATCTTCCTCAGGCTCAGCTGTTTTGGAGGCCCAGCTGAGATCTGA